CGAATTTGTTGTGTACATTTTGGCTTCGAACACAGCCGCAAAAATACCATTACCAATTTCCACTTACTACTACTAGAGAGGAGGCTAGTATTTTGTACGTGCTTTagaatacatacatacatacctACATATACCACAAGCAAGCGAGAAGTGCAATTACATTTGCGTTTGGAAATTTTGCGCTTTTTTCTCTTCCGTCCTcccatccaaaaaaaaaaaaaaatccccgCTCCCCCCTCTCTCTGTCTTTCTCAACCCGCATTGTGCTAAATAATGTGTGCCGCCCAGAATCCGCCGCCCTTTGGCTATACCTGGGGTTTTGCGGACAACGGCAACCGCGCCGCCGAATCGGTACTGGAGATATCGCCCAACATCAACTATACGGTCAGCGGGGAGTCGGTGAGTCCAAAGTTATAGCTCTATTAAACTGATAAACCCGTTGAAAGCTGCCAGTCTAAGGATATTTCCCCCCTCTTGCCACATTGCTCCAGGTGCGTGCGTGTgggtgttggtgctgctgttgctgttgctttccCACACCGAATTGTGTTGTGGCCCACCAATGCAtacacacaaacgcacacacgcacTGCGTTACACTCGCTCACGGACTCGCTCGCCTCACCAACACTCGCTGCTTTCGGCAACGAACTGTGTATGTATACGGCCCGAATGGCATTCACGTATACGGTATACGTGGAAAACGAGCGACAGCAACTGCGACATACATACTTACGTACATGTACAACGTATATATGCATACGCCACACGCTTTATGTAACTGCGTTGTCATGCGAATATACGAATATGTACGAATGAACGTACGTATGTATGTTTATATGGGGGGGATGGAGCGAGTGTGTTAGAATTCTTTTACCATACATCCATACGGATTTTTTTCGTTTCCATTTCATTCGTAAACATTCATAATTTGGTATTTGTAAAACGAATGCGTACACAATTGGCTCTGTGTGCAGAGAAATTCCCAAAATACAACACGCGCACCTGGCGAgcaagtaaataaataaatagcaaTAAATTCCCCCAACAGGCAAATCGGAGCAATTAATTAGCGGGAAGGTCGTGAAATTTTCAAAAGTCTGGCAGCTGGCACAGGCAATCGATGCTAATCGATATTTTTCTAGGCTATTCATGCATATATCGCTAACCTAATTTAAGttctattaataattattGCTTATCCATaggttttgttgttgtttgtttcattttttttttatatacttTTTGTTGTGCAATTGACAGGAGAAAttgtgtttgttgttttttagtttataTTTGCGGGCACTTACACAATGGCAAACGCGGCGAATTCGCCGCACTTGCGCGCCCGATATCTCCGCATGTGTGCGTCAGTGCCGAATTCGCCGCGCTGACTGCcctctgtatgtgtgtgtatgtatgtatgcacgCACACTCGACCAGAAATGACGTGTGCTCCCCAGTGTGCGTTTGGTGTCGTGCGTGTGTTTTGATTACTTTTGCCGCACCATTTTGGCGCCCATCACACACACTCTCATGCCACGATGTCCAAttgcactcacacacatacagagtGAAAAAGGCGCGCTTTTTGCGAACATCCCCTCCCGCTCTCAGCGCCCATCTTCCCCCCTCGCTCATCGTCTATCATCTGTTGCCGCACTGCTGGCTGCGCAGGTGTAGCGTGGTTATTGGCGGTTATTATCAATCAGAGCGAAAACAAAAGACAAGCACTTGGCCAATAGAAGCATCAACCGCCAACAACTCGAATCACAGCCTGCAGATCTTAGCATAGCTGGTGGCGACTGTACTACCTGCCAAGTTTGagttcacaaaaaaaaaaggttcaTGAAGGTCAATTCATTCATAGGTTTGAGCTGAACAATAAAACTGCCACAAGTTTACTTCCTCTCATTTGTTTAAATGGGCTTTTGGTcattaataatttgtttttgtataGAATCGTAGAAATGACTAGGTGCAATGTACATAgattaaaaatgattttttttattattcttttaTATAAAAGAGCGTTTGTTGTTTGATTTAGAACCTTTCTTTGAATGAAATCATTAgccaaaatatttataaataaatttgaaggCCAGGCTTTTATAAAATCGCAATTCCAAGGACCACgtgtaaacaaaacaagcaACTCCTACAACATAAGCATTTTTAAGTTTAttcaaaaataagaacaaaCCTTTAGTTTATCCCCATTAGCTAGGAGTAATAAAAGTCTTTGTTCCAGATGCCCTATTTACTATCGACGGATGGATCATTGGCAGTTCAAAAGGATGTCAAAGGCCTCACAGCTGGCGGCAAAAATAATGTCGTTCGTCGTATGTTCGTCGTAAACGATCCTTCATTTCCGCCTGGAACACAAAGGTGCGTTGGCGCTCCAGCAGCCCAAAGAGATCCCCAATGTACATATAAACAATTCTAAATCCCTTGCAGAGTTATCACTGCCGGCGGAGCATCGACGGTGGTCAAGAAGCAGGACAACAATCAGCAGGTCCTGAGCCTCGACAAGAACTGTAAGTGGATCGATTCTAGACGAATCAGAAACCCATCGATTCGATTCAGTGTTGCACGCATTGCTGTTACTGTGTTGTgattatctatatattttgGGTTTTCTGTtaatcgattgtttttctctctctactcccgtttatttatttaatttatttatatttttttttaattctcGCTCGATCTCGCTCGCCCTTGAATTCAACCCGAAAAACCGAAcccgaaaccgaaacccaaAATCCACAATCTCCTCCGATAAATCCCATTGTGCTTGTGTGTTTGCCCGATTTTGCTATTGCACCCGATCGACCACCGACCCACCGATCATCTCGCTAACTGCACCGCACAAAAACTACAACATTACCATCTCACCATAtaacaccacacacacacaacacctCATCACTTGGCGGGCGGCGGGCGCGGGCTGATCGAACCTTCCTCCAACCGAAATGAAACGTATCAACCCATCGAATTGAAACAACAGATCTGCTGGTGGATCCGGCCAcggccgcagcagcagcagccgctgcTGGTGGGGATTCGGGTCTCGCCCACCACCATACGTTGACCAATGGCAGCATTGTTGATGCAAAGACCGGACAGACGGTGCTAACCGCCGGATCTGCGGCGGCCAAGTCGCACTTCAGCTCGATCGGAGCACTGCATCTTACGCAAGAGGAGTGCAACGAGATCCTGATCAAGCGCGCCATCGCTGCCGGCCACCATCAGACGCACACGATCACCGCTGCCGATGGATCCCATCACCATGCGTCCGGCGGGACACCAAGTAAGCATCTCAAATCTGTGTTTGTTACTCCTGATCCTGACCCTCCTGCCACCTACTCCTCCACACACTACACACTACAATCAGATCTGATCCCCGATTGAAGTAATCCTACCGGAAAATACCCGGCATATTGGTACATTCTCGGTTCCGGTTGCTTTTACCTGGTTGCGTGGTTACGTTGTAATCATAGATTTTGCCATTGTGTTTAGTTTGTCTAACATTGTTTTAAGTTTGACTAACCCAATTGAACCCAAATAGTTTGATTTTGCATATTCAGTTTGTTCGGATCtttgatttttttcctttgtttcttctctatttttttgtatcttcCTTTGAATTCCATTTGGCTTTTGTTCCGTTGGCGGTGCAACAACACTCTTAGGTGACATACTTCCTGGTATTTCAGTTCAAGTACAGAAAGTTATACAAGGACTGGAGGATAACGAGGACTCGCAAGGCGAAGCACCCAACCTAAAGTTGGAGCCAGGCACACTAGAGTTGTCCCCGAAGACCGAACTACAGGAATCAATGCATTTCAGCGAAGTAAGCCAAACTTCTTGGATTTATTAGTGTGGTATATAACCTGTAACCTGTTTTTTTTAGACGGACGCCACCATCAAGAAGGAACGCCCGTACAGTTGCGACGAGTGCGGCAAGTCCTTTCTGCTCAAGCATCATTTGACAACCCACGCACGCGTGCACACAGGTGGTTGTTCTTGTTCCTGGCAGAATACCCGTAACATATGAACAGGCCTAATCATTCCGTTTGCCCCACAGGTGAACGCCCCCACATCTGCACCCATTGCGGCAAGAGCTTCGCGCACAAGCACTGTCTCAACACTCACCTGCTGCTTCACTCCACGGAGAGACCTTATCAGTGCCAGGAGTGCAAGAAGAGCTTCACCCTCAAGCACCATCTGCTGACCCATTCGCGGGTCCACAGCCGTGAGCGACCATTCGTCTGCCAGGAGTGCGGACGCGCATTTCCGCTTAAGCGACACCTGGTCACGCACAGCAAGTTCCACGCCGGCGAGCGACCGTATGTTTGCGAGGAATGTGGTGAGAGCTTTGCGCAGGAAAACCACCTGATTATGCACTCGCGGTAAGTTGGCTTATTAATGCTATCGATGATTTTCTGTCTTGACTGTTGATTGTTTTTCCCGCACAGCTTCCACGGTTCATTGAATCCATTTGTTTGCGCCGAATGCGGAGCTTCGTTTCCACGCAAGTTCCAATTGGTTAACCACGGACGTATTCACGGCAAGATTCCCCATTCGTGCACCGTATGCGGCAAAGAGTTTC
This genomic interval from Drosophila mauritiana strain mau12 chromosome 2R, ASM438214v1, whole genome shotgun sequence contains the following:
- the LOC117138317 gene encoding zinc finger protein 189 isoform X8 is translated as MCAAQNPPPFGYTWGFADNGNRAAESVLEISPNINYTVSGESMPYLLSTDGSLAVQKDVKGLTAGGKNNVVRRMFVVNDPSFPPGTQRVITAGGASTVVKKQDNNQQVLSLDKNYLLVDPATAAAAAAAAGGDSGLAHHHTLTNGSIVDAKTGQTVLTAGSAAAKSHFSSIGALHLTQEECNEILIKRAIAAGHHQTHTITAADGSHHHASGGTPIQVQKVIQGLEDNEDSQGEAPNLKLEPGTLELSPKTELQESMHFSETDATIKKERPYSCDECGKSFLLKHHLTTHARVHTGERPHICTHCGKSFAHKHCLNTHLLLHSTERPYQCQECKKSFTLKHHLLTHSRVHSRERPFVCQECGRAFPLKRHLVTHSKFHAGERPYVCEECGESFAQENHLIMHSRFHGSLNPFVCAECGASFPRKFQLVNHGRIHGKIPHSCTVCGKEFLQKRTLVSHMRRVHTGEQAHPCVSCGEGFLTKAELHQHVRTAHNGVNPNTSSATIIANQQLQQAHHHQAGQQTHPQTITVVSNPGNSTLLTVSTTDANGVARPQFVCRECGSAFNSREALALHLRLHTGDKSLMTDLCALTAALPGHFLSTASLNPGTVVTANPNLVGQSPVPVQIISSTGQVMSQTTLVQAANSTHPQAVVTAVPTMPVHGQQQHLQHVAQQQQQQQQQQQQQQQHVVSVAPANKPKSHFCASCGKGFAAKHGLMQHNRRHPNGGCTVRTHVCECGKAFFQKNHLMLHQRQHLETKPAISQQQEAAAQQQLATAGEQQQVQVQIMPDGQIHGKVIKYEICRSVLPEDQQQEQADMSAE
- the LOC117138317 gene encoding zinc finger protein 665 isoform X3; protein product: MCAAQNPPPFGYTWGFADNGNRAAESVLEISPNINYTVSGESMPYLLSTDGSLAVQKDVKGLTAGGKNNVVRRMFVVNDPSFPPGTQRVITAGGASTVVKKQDNNQQVLSLDKNYLLVDPATAAAAAAAAGGDSGLAHHHTLTNGSIVDAKTGQTVLTAGSAAAKSHFSSIGALHLTQEECNEILIKRAIAAGHHQTHTITAADGSHHHASGGTPSFCSVGGATTLLGDILPGISVQVQKVIQGLEDNEDSQGEAPNLKLEPGTLELSPKTELQESMHFSETDATIKKERPYSCDECGKSFLLKHHLTTHARVHTGGERPHICTHCGKSFAHKHCLNTHLLLHSTERPYQCQECKKSFTLKHHLLTHSRVHSRERPFVCQECGRAFPLKRHLVTHSKFHAGERPYVCEECGESFAQENHLIMHSRFHGSLNPFVCAECGASFPRKFQLVNHGRIHGKIPHSCTVCGKEFLQKRTLVSHMRRVHTGEQAHPCVSCGEGFLTKAELHQHVRTAHNGVNPNTSSATIIANQQLQQAHHHQAGQQTHPQTITVVSNPGNSTLLTVSTTDANGVARPQFVCRECGSAFNSREALALHLRLHTGDKSLMTDLCALTAALPGHFLSTASLNPGTVVTANPNLVGQSPVPVQIISSTGQVMSQTTLVQAANSTHPQAVVTAVPTMPVHGQQQHLQHVAQQQQQQQQQQQQQQQHVVSVAPANKPKSHFCASCGKGFAAKHGLMQHNRRHPNGGCTVRTHVCECGKAFFQKNHLMLHQRQHLETKPAISQQQEAAAQQQLATAGEQQQVQVQIMPDGQIHGKVIKYEICRSVLPEDQQQEQADMSAE
- the LOC117138317 gene encoding zinc finger protein 665 isoform X4 — translated: MCAAQNPPPFGYTWGFADNGNRAAESVLEISPNINYTVSGESMPYLLSTDGSLAVQKDVKGLTAGGKNNVVRRMFVVNDPSFPPGTQRVITAGGASTVVKKQDNNQQVLSLDKNYLLVDPATAAAAAAAAGGDSGLAHHHTLTNGSIVDAKTGQTVLTAGSAAAKSHFSSIGALHLTQEECNEILIKRAIAAGHHQTHTITAADGSHHHASGGTPSGATTLLGDILPGISVQVQKVIQGLEDNEDSQGEAPNLKLEPGTLELSPKTELQESMHFSETDATIKKERPYSCDECGKSFLLKHHLTTHARVHTGGERPHICTHCGKSFAHKHCLNTHLLLHSTERPYQCQECKKSFTLKHHLLTHSRVHSRERPFVCQECGRAFPLKRHLVTHSKFHAGERPYVCEECGESFAQENHLIMHSRFHGSLNPFVCAECGASFPRKFQLVNHGRIHGKIPHSCTVCGKEFLQKRTLVSHMRRVHTGEQAHPCVSCGEGFLTKAELHQHVRTAHNGVNPNTSSATIIANQQQLQQAHHHQAGQQTHPQTITVVSNPGNSTLLTVSTTDANGVARPQFVCRECGSAFNSREALALHLRLHTGDKSLMTDLCALTAALPGHFLSTASLNPGTVVTANPNLVGQSPVPVQIISSTGQVMSQTTLVQAANSTHPQAVVTAVPTMPVHGQQQHLQHVAQQQQQQQQQQQQQQQHVVSVAPANKPKSHFCASCGKGFAAKHGLMQHNRRHPNGGCTVRTHVCECGKAFFQKNHLMLHQRQHLETKPAISQQQEAAAQQQLATAGEQQQVQVQIMPDGQIHGKVIKYEICRSVLPEDQQQEQADMSAE
- the LOC117138317 gene encoding zinc finger protein 665 isoform X1 — translated: MCAAQNPPPFGYTWGFADNGNRAAESVLEISPNINYTVSGESMPYLLSTDGSLAVQKDVKGLTAGGKNNVVRRMFVVNDPSFPPGTQRVITAGGASTVVKKQDNNQQVLSLDKNYLLVDPATAAAAAAAAGGDSGLAHHHTLTNGSIVDAKTGQTVLTAGSAAAKSHFSSIGALHLTQEECNEILIKRAIAAGHHQTHTITAADGSHHHASGGTPSFCSVGGATTLLGDILPGISVQVQKVIQGLEDNEDSQGEAPNLKLEPGTLELSPKTELQESMHFSETDATIKKERPYSCDECGKSFLLKHHLTTHARVHTGGERPHICTHCGKSFAHKHCLNTHLLLHSTERPYQCQECKKSFTLKHHLLTHSRVHSRERPFVCQECGRAFPLKRHLVTHSKFHAGERPYVCEECGESFAQENHLIMHSRFHGSLNPFVCAECGASFPRKFQLVNHGRIHGKIPHSCTVCGKEFLQKRTLVSHMRRVHTGEQAHPCVSCGEGFLTKAELHQHVRTAHNGVNPNTSSATIIANQQQLQQAHHHQAGQQTHPQTITVVSNPGNSTLLTVSTTDANGVARPQFVCRECGSAFNSREALALHLRLHTGDKSLMTDLCALTAALPGHFLSTASLNPGTVVTANPNLVGQSPVPVQIISSTGQVMSQTTLVQAANSTHPQAVVTAVPTMPVHGQQQHLQHVAQQQQQQQQQQQQQQQHVVSVAPANKPKSHFCASCGKGFAAKHGLMQHNRRHPNGGCTVRTHVCECGKAFFQKNHLMLHQRQHLETKPAISQQQEAAAQQQLATAGEQQQVQVQIMPDGQIHGKVIKYEICRSVLPEDQQQEQADMSAE
- the LOC117138317 gene encoding zinc finger protein 189 isoform X6, with the protein product MCAAQNPPPFGYTWGFADNGNRAAESVLEISPNINYTVSGESMPYLLSTDGSLAVQKDVKGLTAGGKNNVVRRMFVVNDPSFPPGTQRVITAGGASTVVKKQDNNQQVLSLDKNYLLVDPATAAAAAAAAGGDSGLAHHHTLTNGSIVDAKTGQTVLTAGSAAAKSHFSSIGALHLTQEECNEILIKRAIAAGHHQTHTITAADGSHHHASGGTPSDILPGISVQVQKVIQGLEDNEDSQGEAPNLKLEPGTLELSPKTELQESMHFSETDATIKKERPYSCDECGKSFLLKHHLTTHARVHTGERPHICTHCGKSFAHKHCLNTHLLLHSTERPYQCQECKKSFTLKHHLLTHSRVHSRERPFVCQECGRAFPLKRHLVTHSKFHAGERPYVCEECGESFAQENHLIMHSRFHGSLNPFVCAECGASFPRKFQLVNHGRIHGKIPHSCTVCGKEFLQKRTLVSHMRRVHTGEQAHPCVSCGEGFLTKAELHQHVRTAHNGVNPNTSSATIIANQQLQQAHHHQAGQQTHPQTITVVSNPGNSTLLTVSTTDANGVARPQFVCRECGSAFNSREALALHLRLHTGDKSLMTDLCALTAALPGHFLSTASLNPGTVVTANPNLVGQSPVPVQIISSTGQVMSQTTLVQAANSTHPQAVVTAVPTMPVHGQQQHLQHVAQQQQQQQQQQQQQQQHVVSVAPANKPKSHFCASCGKGFAAKHGLMQHNRRHPNGGCTVRTHVCECGKAFFQKNHLMLHQRQHLETKPAISQQQEAAAQQQLATAGEQQQVQVQIMPDGQIHGKVIKYEICRSVLPEDQQQEQADMSAE
- the LOC117138317 gene encoding zinc finger protein 189 isoform X12; the encoded protein is MCAAQNPPPFGYTWGFADNGNRAAESVLEISPNINYTVSGESMPYLLSTDGSLAVQKDVKGLTAGGKNNVVRRMFVVNDPSFPPGTQRVITAGGASTVVKKQDNNQQVLSLDKNYLLVDPATAAAAAAAAGGDSGLAHHHTLTNGSIVDAKTGQTVLTAGSAAAKSHFSSIGALHLTQEECNEILIKRAIAAGHHQTHTITAADGSHHHASGGTPIQVQKVIQGLEDNEDSQGEAPNLKLEPGTLELSPKTELQESMHFSETDATIKKERPYSCDECGKSFLLKHHLTTHARVHTGERPHICTHCGKSFAHKHCLNTHLLLHSTERPYQCQECKKSFTLKHHLLTHSRVHSRERPFVCQECGRAFPLKRHLVTHSKFHAGERPYVCEECGESFAQENHLIMHSRFHGSLNPFVCAECGASFPRKFQLVNHGRIHGKIPHSCTVCGKEFLQKRTLVSHMRRVHTGEQAHPCVSCGEGFLTKAELHQHVRTAHNGVNPNTSSATIIANQQLQQAHHHQAGQQTHPQTITVVSNPGNSTLLTVSTTDANGVARPQFVCRECGSAFNSREALALHLRLHTGDKSLMTDLCALTAALPGHFLSTASLNPGTVVTANPNLVGQSPVPVQIISSTGQVMSQTTLVQAANSTHPQAVVTAVPTMPVHGQQQHLQHVAQQQQQQQQQQQQQQQHVVSVAPANKPKSHFCASCGKGFAAKHGLMQHNRRHPNGGCTVRTHVCECGKAFFQKNHLMLHQRQHLETKPAISQQQLVVPTTSY
- the LOC117138317 gene encoding zinc finger protein 189 isoform X7, with amino-acid sequence MCAAQNPPPFGYTWGFADNGNRAAESVLEISPNINYTVSGESMPYLLSTDGSLAVQKDVKGLTAGGKNNVVRRMFVVNDPSFPPGTQRVITAGGASTVVKKQDNNQQVLSLDKNYLLVDPATAAAAAAAAGGDSGLAHHHTLTNGSIVDAKTGQTVLTAGSAAAKSHFSSIGALHLTQEECNEILIKRAIAAGHHQTHTITAADGSHHHASGGTPIQVQKVIQGLEDNEDSQGEAPNLKLEPGTLELSPKTELQESMHFSETDATIKKERPYSCDECGKSFLLKHHLTTHARVHTGGERPHICTHCGKSFAHKHCLNTHLLLHSTERPYQCQECKKSFTLKHHLLTHSRVHSRERPFVCQECGRAFPLKRHLVTHSKFHAGERPYVCEECGESFAQENHLIMHSRFHGSLNPFVCAECGASFPRKFQLVNHGRIHGKIPHSCTVCGKEFLQKRTLVSHMRRVHTGEQAHPCVSCGEGFLTKAELHQHVRTAHNGVNPNTSSATIIANQQQLQQAHHHQAGQQTHPQTITVVSNPGNSTLLTVSTTDANGVARPQFVCRECGSAFNSREALALHLRLHTGDKSLMTDLCALTAALPGHFLSTASLNPGTVVTANPNLVGQSPVPVQIISSTGQVMSQTTLVQAANSTHPQAVVTAVPTMPVHGQQQHLQHVAQQQQQQQQQQQQQQQHVVSVAPANKPKSHFCASCGKGFAAKHGLMQHNRRHPNGGCTVRTHVCECGKAFFQKNHLMLHQRQHLETKPAISQQQEAAAQQQLATAGEQQQVQVQIMPDGQIHGKVIKYEICRSVLPEDQQQEQADMSAE
- the LOC117138317 gene encoding zinc finger protein 665 isoform X10 encodes the protein MCAAQNPPPFGYTWGFADNGNRAAESVLEISPNINYTVSGESMPYLLSTDGSLAVQKDVKGLTAGGKNNVVRRMFVVNDPSFPPGTQRVITAGGASTVVKKQDNNQQVLSLDKNYLLVDPATAAAAAAAAGGDSGLAHHHTLTNGSIVDAKTGQTVLTAGSAAAKSHFSSIGALHLTQEECNEILIKRAIAAGHHQTHTITAADGSHHHASGGTPSFCSVGGATTLLGDILPGISVQVQKVIQGLEDNEDSQGEAPNLKLEPGTLELSPKTELQESMHFSETDATIKKERPYSCDECGKSFLLKHHLTTHARVHTGGERPHICTHCGKSFAHKHCLNTHLLLHSTERPYQCQECKKSFTLKHHLLTHSRVHSRERPFVCQECGRAFPLKRHLVTHSKFHAGERPYVCEECGESFAQENHLIMHSRFHGSLNPFVCAECGASFPRKFQLVNHGRIHGKIPHSCTVCGKEFLQKRTLVSHMRRVHTGEQAHPCVSCGEGFLTKAELHQHVRTAHNGVNPNTSSATIIANQQQLQQAHHHQAGQQTHPQTITVVSNPGNSTLLTVSTTDANGVARPQFVCRECGSAFNSREALALHLRLHTGDKSLMTDLCALTAALPGHFLSTASLNPGTVVTANPNLVGQSPVPVQIISSTGQVMSQTTLVQAANSTHPQAVVTAVPTMPVHGQQQHLQHVAQQQQQQQQQQQQQQQHVVSVAPANKPKSHFCASCGKGFAAKHGLMQHNRRHPNGGCTVRTHVCECGKAFFQKNHLMLHQRQHLETKPAISQQQVC
- the LOC117138317 gene encoding zinc finger protein 189 isoform X5 produces the protein MCAAQNPPPFGYTWGFADNGNRAAESVLEISPNINYTVSGESMPYLLSTDGSLAVQKDVKGLTAGGKNNVVRRMFVVNDPSFPPGTQRVITAGGASTVVKKQDNNQQVLSLDKNYLLVDPATAAAAAAAAGGDSGLAHHHTLTNGSIVDAKTGQTVLTAGSAAAKSHFSSIGALHLTQEECNEILIKRAIAAGHHQTHTITAADGSHHHASGGTPSDILPGISVQVQKVIQGLEDNEDSQGEAPNLKLEPGTLELSPKTELQESMHFSETDATIKKERPYSCDECGKSFLLKHHLTTHARVHTGGERPHICTHCGKSFAHKHCLNTHLLLHSTERPYQCQECKKSFTLKHHLLTHSRVHSRERPFVCQECGRAFPLKRHLVTHSKFHAGERPYVCEECGESFAQENHLIMHSRFHGSLNPFVCAECGASFPRKFQLVNHGRIHGKIPHSCTVCGKEFLQKRTLVSHMRRVHTGEQAHPCVSCGEGFLTKAELHQHVRTAHNGVNPNTSSATIIANQQQLQQAHHHQAGQQTHPQTITVVSNPGNSTLLTVSTTDANGVARPQFVCRECGSAFNSREALALHLRLHTGDKSLMTDLCALTAALPGHFLSTASLNPGTVVTANPNLVGQSPVPVQIISSTGQVMSQTTLVQAANSTHPQAVVTAVPTMPVHGQQQHLQHVAQQQQQQQQQQQQQQQHVVSVAPANKPKSHFCASCGKGFAAKHGLMQHNRRHPNGGCTVRTHVCECGKAFFQKNHLMLHQRQHLETKPAISQQQEAAAQQQLATAGEQQQVQVQIMPDGQIHGKVIKYEICRSVLPEDQQQEQADMSAE
- the LOC117138317 gene encoding zinc finger protein 665 isoform X2: MCAAQNPPPFGYTWGFADNGNRAAESVLEISPNINYTVSGESMPYLLSTDGSLAVQKDVKGLTAGGKNNVVRRMFVVNDPSFPPGTQRVITAGGASTVVKKQDNNQQVLSLDKNYLLVDPATAAAAAAAAGGDSGLAHHHTLTNGSIVDAKTGQTVLTAGSAAAKSHFSSIGALHLTQEECNEILIKRAIAAGHHQTHTITAADGSHHHASGGTPSFCSVGGATTLLGDILPGISVQVQKVIQGLEDNEDSQGEAPNLKLEPGTLELSPKTELQESMHFSETDATIKKERPYSCDECGKSFLLKHHLTTHARVHTGERPHICTHCGKSFAHKHCLNTHLLLHSTERPYQCQECKKSFTLKHHLLTHSRVHSRERPFVCQECGRAFPLKRHLVTHSKFHAGERPYVCEECGESFAQENHLIMHSRFHGSLNPFVCAECGASFPRKFQLVNHGRIHGKIPHSCTVCGKEFLQKRTLVSHMRRVHTGEQAHPCVSCGEGFLTKAELHQHVRTAHNGVNPNTSSATIIANQQQLQQAHHHQAGQQTHPQTITVVSNPGNSTLLTVSTTDANGVARPQFVCRECGSAFNSREALALHLRLHTGDKSLMTDLCALTAALPGHFLSTASLNPGTVVTANPNLVGQSPVPVQIISSTGQVMSQTTLVQAANSTHPQAVVTAVPTMPVHGQQQHLQHVAQQQQQQQQQQQQQQQHVVSVAPANKPKSHFCASCGKGFAAKHGLMQHNRRHPNGGCTVRTHVCECGKAFFQKNHLMLHQRQHLETKPAISQQQEAAAQQQLATAGEQQQVQVQIMPDGQIHGKVIKYEICRSVLPEDQQQEQADMSAE
- the LOC117138317 gene encoding zinc finger protein 665 isoform X15; the protein is MCAAQNPPPFGYTWGFADNGNRAAESVLEISPNINYTVSGESMPYLLSTDGSLAVQKDVKGLTAGGKNNVVRRMFVVNDPSFPPGTQRVITAGGASTVVKKQDNNQQVLSLDKNCDILPGISVQVQKVIQGLEDNEDSQGEAPNLKLEPGTLELSPKTELQESMHFSETDATIKKERPYSCDECGKSFLLKHHLTTHARVHTGERPHICTHCGKSFAHKHCLNTHLLLHSTERPYQCQECKKSFTLKHHLLTHSRVHSRERPFVCQECGRAFPLKRHLVTHSKFHAGERPYVCEECGESFAQENHLIMHSRFHGSLNPFVCAECGASFPRKFQLVNHGRIHGKIPHSCTVCGKEFLQKRTLVSHMRRVHTGEQAHPCVSCGEGFLTKAELHQHVRTAHNGVNPNTSSATIIANQQLQQAHHHQAGQQTHPQTITVVSNPGNSTLLTVSTTDANGVARPQFVCRECGSAFNSREALALHLRLHTGDKSLMTDLCALTAALPGHFLSTASLNPGTVVTANPNLVGQSPVPVQIISSTGQVMSQTTLVQAANSTHPQAVVTAVPTMPVHGQQQHLQHVAQQQQQQQQQQQQQQQHVVSVAPANKPKSHFCASCGKGFAAKHGLMQHNRRHPNGGCTVRTHVCECGKAFFQKNHLMLHQRQHLETKPAISQQQVC
- the LOC117138317 gene encoding zinc finger protein 665 isoform X9; its protein translation is MCAAQNPPPFGYTWGFADNGNRAAESVLEISPNINYTVSGESMPYLLSTDGSLAVQKDVKGLTAGGKNNVVRRMFVVNDPSFPPGTQRVITAGGASTVVKKQDNNQQVLSLDKNYLLVDPATAAAAAAAAGGDSGLAHHHTLTNGSIVDAKTGQTVLTAGSAAAKSHFSSIGALHLTQEECNEILIKRAIAAGHHQTHTITAADGSHHHASGGTPSFCSVGGATTLLGDILPGISVQVQKVIQGLEDNEDSQGEAPNLKLEPGTLELSPKTELQESMHFSETDATIKKERPYSCDECGKSFLLKHHLTTHARVHTGGERPHICTHCGKSFAHKHCLNTHLLLHSTERPYQCQECKKSFTLKHHLLTHSRVHSRERPFVCQECGRAFPLKRHLVTHSKFHAGERPYVCEECGESFAQENHLIMHSRFHGSLNPFVCAECGASFPRKFQLVNHGRIHGKIPHSCTVCGKEFLQKRTLVSHMRRVHTGEQAHPCVSCGEGFLTKAELHQHVRTAHNGVNPNTSSATIIANQQQLQQAHHHQAGQQTHPQTITVVSNPGNSTLLTVSTTDANGVARPQFVCRECGSAFNSREALALHLRLHTGDKSLMTDLCALTAALPGHFLSTASLNPGTVVTANPNLVGQSPVPVQIISSTGQVMSQTTLVQAANSTHPQAVVTAVPTMPVHGQQQHLQHVAQQQQQQQQQQQQQQQHVVSVAPANKPKSHFCASCGKGFAAKHGLMQHNRRHPNGGCTVRTHVCECGKAFFQKNHLMLHQRQHLETKPAISQQQLVVPTTSY